One Aliidiomarina minuta genomic region harbors:
- a CDS encoding amidohydrolase family protein: MRKYSVMLLCVSGLLACSPEPGQNPVESEDLAQMFAGTEVWAGATIWLGSEQGYQENAAMVVRNGKVMSIFSLEEQPLPEGVDYHDVSGQYIIPGLINAHGHVGMARGLQTGEAAHSEDNVRDQLELYAHYGVTSVVSLGDEPPEAFQVRDAQVPADPQRARLWLAGDVLNPETRQQAREQVEAAIPQQPDWLKIRVDDQLGRQEAMPREIYSQVIESADRYELPLASHMVTLEDSKGLLEEGTSLLAHSIRDAEVDQELIDLMLADNICLTPTLTREVSVYVYAERPDFFDDPFFLATADEEVLEELQKPEVQQNFRGKAADYYREALPLAKQNMMRLHEAGVRIAMGTDSGPPARFQGYFEHMEMEMMEDAGMSAEDVLVSATRHAAACMGLDDELGTLESGKWADFIVLNEDPLQRVRNLRSIEAVYLAGERFTSEYSYDQD; this comes from the coding sequence ATGCGTAAGTATTCAGTTATGCTGTTATGTGTCAGTGGCTTACTGGCTTGTTCTCCAGAACCTGGACAAAACCCGGTAGAAAGCGAGGATCTGGCTCAGATGTTTGCAGGCACTGAAGTCTGGGCAGGTGCCACTATATGGCTGGGAAGTGAACAGGGATACCAGGAGAACGCCGCTATGGTGGTGCGTAACGGCAAAGTCATGAGCATTTTTTCGCTTGAGGAACAGCCGTTACCTGAAGGCGTCGATTATCATGATGTCAGTGGCCAATATATTATTCCAGGTTTAATCAATGCGCATGGTCATGTGGGCATGGCAAGGGGATTACAAACCGGTGAAGCGGCGCATAGTGAAGACAACGTAAGAGACCAGCTTGAGCTGTATGCACATTATGGCGTAACCAGTGTCGTGAGCTTAGGTGATGAGCCTCCGGAAGCCTTTCAGGTTCGTGACGCTCAGGTGCCGGCAGACCCTCAACGCGCACGCTTGTGGTTAGCGGGAGATGTACTTAACCCAGAAACCCGACAGCAAGCTCGTGAGCAGGTTGAAGCGGCGATACCGCAGCAGCCTGACTGGCTGAAAATAAGAGTAGATGACCAACTGGGGCGGCAAGAGGCGATGCCCCGCGAAATTTATAGTCAGGTCATAGAATCAGCGGATCGATACGAGCTACCACTGGCTTCACACATGGTTACCTTAGAAGACTCTAAAGGATTATTGGAAGAAGGCACTAGCTTGCTGGCACACAGTATCCGGGATGCTGAAGTTGATCAGGAGCTCATTGACCTGATGCTGGCGGATAATATTTGCCTGACGCCTACGCTGACCCGTGAAGTATCGGTGTATGTCTACGCTGAGCGACCGGACTTTTTTGACGACCCTTTTTTCCTGGCTACCGCGGATGAAGAGGTTCTGGAGGAACTTCAAAAACCGGAAGTTCAGCAGAATTTTCGTGGAAAGGCAGCCGATTACTACCGTGAAGCTTTACCGCTGGCAAAGCAGAATATGATGCGTTTGCATGAGGCCGGAGTGCGTATTGCCATGGGAACCGATAGCGGCCCACCTGCTCGTTTCCAGGGCTATTTTGAACACATGGAGATGGAGATGATGGAAGATGCCGGCATGAGCGCAGAAGACGTGCTGGTGTCTGCGACTCGCCATGCGGCCGCGTGTATGGGACTGGACGATGAATTGGGTACGCTGGAGTCGGGCAAGTGGGCTGATTTCATAGTGCTTAATGAAGATCCTTTACAGCGGGTGCGTAATCTTCGTAGCATCGAAGCTGTGTATCTGGCGGGTGAAAGGTTTACCTCAGAGTACAGCTACGACCAGGACTGA